In Aegilops tauschii subsp. strangulata cultivar AL8/78 chromosome 3, Aet v6.0, whole genome shotgun sequence, one genomic interval encodes:
- the LOC109784512 gene encoding glucan endo-1,3-beta-glucosidase GIV, translated as MPGMRGSAPVLALAMLVGVFIAQAPAGVQSIGVCYGIIGNNLPPPSDVVQFYRFLGITNMRVYSVQLQALDALRGSGISLSLGTTNNDVAVLASSLSAAAAWVQANVKPYYRAAVDVRYISVGNELASDTAPSILAAMRNLNDALAAEGLGGAGAGIKVSTAVRLDVIANSFPPSAAVFAQPYMGDVARLLAATGAPLLANVYPYIAHRTSPRDIQLNYATFQPGATPVRDAGNGLMYTNLFDAMVDALYAALEKAGAPAVRVVVSETGWPSAGGFAATPENARAYNQGLIDHVARGTPKRPGPIEAYVFAMFNENMKPGDETERNFGLFYPNKLPVYPMRFA; from the exons ATGCCGGGGATGCGCGGCTCTGCTCCGGTGCTTGCACTGGCGATGCTCGTCGGAGTCTTCATCGCCCAGGCCCCTGCAG GTGTGCAATCCATTGGCGTGTGCTACGGCATCATCGGAAACAACCTCCCGCCGCCGAGCGACGTGGTCCAGTTCTACAGATTCTTGGGGATCACCAACATGCGCGTCTACTCCGTCCAGCTCCAGGCGCTCGACGCGCTCCGCGGCTCCGGCATCAGCCTCAGCCTCGGCACCACCAACAACGACGTGGCCGTCCTCGCCAGCagcctctccgccgccgccgcctgggtGCAGGCCAACGTCAAGCCCTACTACCGCGCCGCCGTGGACGTGCGCTACATCTCCGTCGGCAACGAGCTTGCTAGCGACACCGCGCCGAGCATCCTGGCGGCCATGCGGAACCTCAACGACGCCCTGGCGGCCGAGGGCCtcggcggcgccggcgccggcatCAAGGTGTCCACCGCGGTGAGGCTGGACGTGATCGCCAACTCCTTCCCGCCCTCCGCCGCCGTGTTCGCGCAGCCCTACATGGGCGACGTGGCCCGGCTCCTGGCCGCCACCGGCGCGCCGCTGCTCGCCAACGTGTACCCCTACATCGCCCACCGTACCAGCCCGCGCGACATCCAGCTCAACTACGCAACCTTCCAGCCGGGCGCGACGCCGGTTAGGGACGCCGGAAATGGGCTGATGTACACCAACCTCTTCGACGCCATGGTCGACGCCCTGTACGCGGCGCTTGAGAAGGCAGGggcgccggccgtgagggttgtGGTGTCGGAGACCGGGTGGCCGTCGGCCGGCGGGTTCGCGGCCACGCCGGAGAACGCGCGGGCATACAACCAGGGCCTGATCGACCATGTGGCCCGCGGCACACCCAAGAGGCCTGGGCCCATCGAGGCCTATGTGTTCGCCATGTTCAACGAGAACATGAAGCCCGGGGATGAGACGGAGAGGAACTTTGGGCTCTTCTACCCCAACAAATTGCCCGTGTACCCCATGAGATTCGCATGA